A stretch of Camelina sativa cultivar DH55 chromosome 18, Cs, whole genome shotgun sequence DNA encodes these proteins:
- the LOC104761464 gene encoding universal stress protein PHOS32-like gives MNPDSDHPQLPNIKIHHPPSPRHSHHHHSSSTPSSAATPTPTAGARRKIGVAVDLSEESSFAVRWAVDHYIRPGDAVVLLHVSPTSVLFGADWGPLPLKTQPSVDVEDPNAQSQPSQEDFDAFTSSKVADLAKPLKELGFPHKIHIVKDHDMRERLCLEIERLGLSAVIMGSRGFGAEKRGSDGKLGSVSDYCVHHCVCPVVVVRYPDDRDGPVPVVTVKSAGDDDQDVVAHHEHIKDE, from the exons ATGAATCCAGATTCCGATCATCCTCAGCTTCCCAACATCAAGATCCATCACCCTCCTTCACCACGTCACTCTCACCACCACCACTCCTCTTCCACTCCCTCCTCCGCCGCAACTCCAACTCCAACCGCCGGAGCTCGTCGTAAAATCGGAGTCGCCGTTGATCTCTCCGAAGAAAGTTCGTTCGCCGTTCGTTGGGCTGTAGATCACTACATCCGTCCCGGAGACGCCGTTGTTCTTCTCCACGTTTCTCCAACCTCCGTCCTCTTCGGTGCCGATTGGGGACCTCTCCCTCTCAAAACTCAACCTTCTGTTGATGTTGAAGATCCAAACGCTCAATCTCAGCCTAGCCAAGAGGATTTTGATGCTTTTACTTCATCCAAAGTTGCGGATCTAGCTAAGCCGTTGAAGGAATTAGGGTTTCCGCATAAGATCCATATAGTGAAAGATCATGACATGAGGGAGAGACTGTGTCTTGAGATCGAGAGGCTTGGTCTTAGTGCTGTCATTATGGGAAGTAGAGGTTTTGGTGCTGAGaaaagaggaagtgatggcAAGCTTGGATCCGTTAGTGATTACTGTGTTCACCACTGTGTTTGCCCCGTTGTTGTGGTTAGATATCCTGATGATCGTGATGGACCTGTCCCTGTTGTTACTGTCAAGTCTGCTGGAGATGATGATCAAGATGTTGTTGCTCATCATGAACACATCAAAG ATGAGTGA
- the LOC104761465 gene encoding zinc finger protein CONSTANS-LIKE 4-like, which yields MMMMGKKMCELCSGVARMYCESDQASLCWDCDGKVHGANFLVAKHTRCLLCSVCQSLTPWKASGLRLGPTVSLCESCCLARKKTNKKTTTIACCDRFSSEDGAESYDEDEEEEEEAENQVVPATAAGVELPVVSSSSSVSMKRTRRDLDLNCSFDDDEENASSRPLKRLARDDEEASSKSTVVMNSVLRLEGGRRKSNG from the exons atgatgatgatggggaaGAAGATGTGTGAGTTATGTAGTGGTGTAGCGAGAATGTATTGTGAGTCAGATCAAGCGAGTTTGTGTTGGGATTGCGACGGTAAGGTTCACGGAGCTAATTTTCTTGTGGCGAAACACACGCGATGCCTTCTTTGTAGCGTCTGTCAGTCGCTAACGCCTTGGAAAGCCTCTGGGCTTCGTCTCGGCCCAACTGTTTCTCTCTGCGAGTCTTGTTGTTTAGCTCGTAAGAAGACGAACAAGAAGACCACCACCATCGCTTGTTGCGATCGGTTTAGTAGTGAAGACGGTGCTGAGTCTtatgatgaggatgaggaagaagaagaagaagcggagAATCAGGTTGTGCCGGCGACGGCGGCGGGAGTAGAACTTCCGGTGGTGAGTTCGTCGTCGTCGGTTAGTATGAAAAGGACGAGACGTGATCTAGATCTGAACTGCTCTTTCGATGATGAT GAGGAGAACGCGTCATCTCGACCACTGAAACGATTAGCGAGAGACGATGAAGAAGCTTCGTCTAAATCAACGGTTGTGATGAACTCAGTTTTGAGATTAGAAGGAGGAAGGAGGAAATCGAACGGTTGA